The Cetobacterium somerae sequence GTAACTTTTTTTTCATCAAAATTCTCAAGGTATACAAGAGCCATTTTACGGCTAGTTTTGAGAAGATCTCTAAATTCTGCTAGTGTAATTTGAGTATTTACTATAAGGAACTTATCTAATCTATTTAAAGCTTCTTGATAAAAACCTTTTAAAAGAAAATAATCATTTAGTTTTACAATAAGTCCTTCTCTTGTTAAATATTGAAAAACTTCTTTAAAATTTATATTTTTATGAAAATGATCATTTAACTTTTCAAAACTTAATCCATTAAACTCCTGTTTTTTTAATAGAATTAAAATTTCATCTTTTATTTTTTTTTCATCTTTTGAAAGCTTAACTTTAAATGTTTTAAGTGAAACAAAGTTATCTTTTTCTTGAAATTCATCTTGAAACTCATTTATTAAGTTGATTCCTTTAAAAAATAGATTGTTAATAGTTGCTAAAGGAACCCCTTTTCTAAGAGGGTTTTTTAAATGAAAATCATTTAAGTATAAATTAATCTCATTTTTAAGATTTTTAAGATTTTCTTTATGAATAATGGCTTTTATTGTTTTAAAAACAAAAATATTCTTATCGAAACTATCTTCATTTAAAGAGAGATTAAACTCTTTATTCAAATCGTTTATATAAGTAAAACTTCCCTTATTTAAAAGATATTCTGAAACATTAAGTTGTTTATTTAAAAGATAATTTAATTTTTTTAAATAGATAGAATTATTTTTTTTAGTAGGAACTCCAAAAGGTGTTAGAATTCGAGCTCCTCCAAGTAAAGAGGATGTACTAAGAGTTCTTAATATACCAATGTCGTCAAAATCGACAGGAATCTCTTTGTCCATTATAAGTTGGAAAAAGGTTGATTCCTCTTCAAAATCTTGAAGGTATTTAATCTTTCCATAATACTCTCCAGTACCAATATTCAATCTTATTTTGGTATTGTTTTTAGGAATAGTTCCTTCTGATAGTCTATTGAATACTACATCTATTATTTTGCTATTTGTAATAGTTTTACTGTTAGTTAAAAGGTTACCTCTTTCAATCTCCTTTGCTGTTGCTCCAGTTATATTTAAGGCGCATCTTTGTTGAGATGAAATGTATTCTAAATCTTTTCCATGATTTTGAATTCCTTTTATTTTAATATTAATTTTTTGAGGATAAAGAGTTAAAGTATCTCCTTTATTTATATTACCAATAGTTGTACCACTAACAATAGTTCCAATTCCTTTAGGAGAATAGATTTTATCAATATCTAGTCTAAAAATATTTTGAATATTATTAGA is a genomic window containing:
- the selB gene encoding selenocysteine-specific translation elongation factor, translating into MKNIVIGTAGHIDHGKTTLVKMLTNINTDTMKEEKERGMTIDLGFAPLNIPSGDIISIIDVPGHEKFIKNMVAGAKGINFVLFLIACDDGIMPQTIEHKEILKLLGIKNGIIVLSKRDLVTSERVDEVRSQISQEFKEEFFKDFPIVEVSLKDSSTYENLYNLILKEIENFDFSSSNNIQNIFRLDIDKIYSPKGIGTIVSGTTIGNINKGDTLTLYPQKINIKIKGIQNHGKDLEYISSQQRCALNITGATAKEIERGNLLTNSKTITNSKIIDVVFNRLSEGTIPKNNTKIRLNIGTGEYYGKIKYLQDFEEESTFFQLIMDKEIPVDFDDIGILRTLSTSSLLGGARILTPFGVPTKKNNSIYLKKLNYLLNKQLNVSEYLLNKGSFTYINDLNKEFNLSLNEDSFDKNIFVFKTIKAIIHKENLKNLKNEINLYLNDFHLKNPLRKGVPLATINNLFFKGINLINEFQDEFQEKDNFVSLKTFKVKLSKDEKKIKDEILILLKKQEFNGLSFEKLNDHFHKNINFKEVFQYLTREGLIVKLNDYFLLKGFYQEALNRLDKFLIVNTQITLAEFRDLLKTSRKMALVYLENFDEKKVTKKIDSYRIKNNI